In Maniola jurtina chromosome 2, ilManJurt1.1, whole genome shotgun sequence, the following proteins share a genomic window:
- the LOC123870142 gene encoding E3 ubiquitin-protein ligase Topors isoform X2 encodes MDSLPIRAPDGSPGTTTNSVKSDDSSPRHDPGRGSPPPNCAICLGTCRNKSFTDSCLHQFCFKCLLTWSKVKAECPLCKQNFRSIIHNVRSNHQYEEYMVEQRHTEELSERIDIDNLTATRRFRYRTTLTLPRQNTIAIQQLLLHHYPMVAELFPGPPAPRRRSPASFRRTVYRYNLWARPLPDFTRRFRDCSPDFYRHNPSQMHRLVPWLNRELHYLLNENLGHIAYVVARILELLPQYSINSTEFRDTMRRYFGDNTDHFLHELYCFASTPYDMNGYDRHVQYTTDHTISTIVNDVLSSSESDASVDSDIVVISSSAPADAPPGPSRPPRPARAPAPVYPQSYITDGGGVVPIETISQSDTDDDSSEVVVVGYIKPPQDRTPEVVDLLGSDSDVIVQDGAPAEPAPREAEARPALVKLKLARAHASDSDSARTPSASPPPRRRRRHRRSGVESDPWLAPSSSSYETNFVTSPSESDDGVRPKAKWTILRRHANLERNRRREMKRERKHRKSKKDSNTSLGREKQNKHKSHSGKGVKSSRNAIVKNENTDRAQSIDQPGTSGMSRSGTRDVKSEMSRGTSETSRETSETSRGTSHMSRGTSEMLSGTSDMSRGTSEKSRGTSELSSNTGDISRNMSEISSNTSDISRNTSEISNSTNDISRGASEVLRGTSEGSHGSSGISRGTSGMSRGTSEVSHGSSGISRGTSGMSRGTSEVSHGSSGISRGTSGMSRGTSEVSHGSSGISRGTSGISRGTSEVSRDTTWTWRGTKRKMERNTRRRESKRLKSVVNVINSQKKSELASRVGAERATDSESEYQPTDSSDSDDDLPLNLSIGKVAR; translated from the exons ATGGACTCATTGCCAATAAGAGCACCAGATGGCAGTCCGGGAACTACCACCAATAGTGTTAAGAGTGATGACAGCAGTCCCCGTCATGACCCCGGGAGAGGCTCCCCGCCTCCAAACTGTGCAATATGCCTTGGCACATGCAGAAACAAATCTTTCACTGACTCTTGCCTTCATCAGTTTTGTTTCAAGTGCCTATTAACTTGGAGCAAG gtcaaagcaGAGTGTCCACTGTGTAAACAGAATTTTAGATCAATCATTCACAATGTTCGCTCAAACCATCAGTATGAAGAGTATATGGTGGAACAGCGTCACACTGAGGAACTGTCTGAAAGAATTGATATTGATAACCTCACTGCCACAAGAAGATTTAGATACAG GACGACGCTGACGCTGCCGCGGCAGAACACGATCGCCATCCAGCAGCTGCTGCTGCACCACTACCCCATGGTGGCGGAGCTGTTCCCCGgcccgcccgcgccgcgccgccgctcgCCTGCCTCCTTCCGCCGCACCGTGTACCGCTACAACCTGTGGGCGCGCCCGCTGCCCGACTTCACGCGCCGCTTCCGCGACTGCTCGCCCGACTTCTACAG GCACAACCCTTCGCAAATGCATCGCCTGGTGCCCTGGCTGAACAGGGAACTCCACTACTTGCTGAACGAAAACCTCGGCCACATAGCGTACGTCGTAGCGAGAATATTAGAATTACTGCCACAGTACAGCATCAATTCGACGGAATTCAGAGATACGATGCGACGCTACTTCGGGGACAACACTGATCATTTCCTGCACGAACTATACTGTTTCGCTTCGACGCCGTACGATATGAACGGGTACGACCGTCACGTGCAGTACACCACCGACCACACGATCTCGACGATAGTCAACGACGTGCTGTCGAGCTCCGAGTCCGACGCCAGCGTGGACTCCGACATCGTCGTGATCTCCAGCTCCGCGCCCGCCGATGCGCCGCCCGGGCCCTCGCGCCCGCCGCGGCCCGCACGCGCGCCCGCGCCCGTCTACCCGCAGAGCTACATCACCGACGGCGGCGGCGTCGTGCCCATCGAGACCATCTCGCAGTCCGACACGGACGACGACTCCTCCGAGGTGGTGGTCGTGGGCTACATCAAGCCGCCGCAAGATCGCACGCCGGAGGTCGTCGACCTGCTGGGCTCCGACAGCGACGTGATCGTGCAGGACGGCGCGCCCGCGGAGCCCGCGCCGCGCGAGGCGGAGGCGCGCCCAGCGCTCGTCAAGCTCAAGCTGGCGCGCGCGCACGCCTCCGACAGCGACAGCGCGCGCACGCCAAGCGCgtcgccgccgccgcgccgccgccgccgccaccgccgctCCGGCGTCGAGTCCGACCCGTGGCTCGCGCCCTCCTCCTCCAGCTACGAGACCAACTTCGTCACCTCGCCCAGCGAGTCCGACGACGGCGTGAGGCCGAAGGCTAAATGGACGATTCTGCGACGACACGCCAACTTGGAAAGGAACAGAAGAAGAGAGATGAAGCGTGAACGTAAGCAtcgtaaaagtaaaaaagattCAAATACATCACTCGGCAGAGAGAagcaaaataaacataaatctCATTCTGGCAAAGGTGTAAAATCGTCGAGGAACGCCatcgtcaaaaatgaaaatacggATCGCGCGCAGTCAATAGATCAGCCCGGCACGAGTGGAATGTCGCGCTCCGGAACGAGAGACGTCAAGAGCGAGATGTCGCGCGGTACGAGCGAGACGTCGCGCGAAACGAGCGAGACGTCGCGCGGTACGAGCCATATGTCGCGCGGCACGAGCGAGATGCTGAGTGGCACGAGCGACATGTCGCGTGGCACGAGCGAAAAGTCGCGCGGCACGAGCGAGTTATCGAGCAACACGGGTGACATATCACGCAACATGAGCGAGATATCGAGCAACACGAGTGACATATCGCGCAACACAAGCGAGATATCGAACAGCACGAATGACATATCGCGTGGCGCAAGCGAGGTATTACGTGGCACGAGCGAAGGGTCGCATGGCTCTAGCGGCATATCTCGTGGCACGAGCGGGATGTCACGCGGCACGAGCGAGGTGTCGCACGGTTCCAGCGGCATTTCGCGTGGCACGAGCGGGATGTCACGCGGCACGAGCGAGGTGTCGCACGGTTCTAGCGGCATTTCGCGTGGCACGAGCGGGATGTCACGCGGCACGAGCGAGGTGTCGCACGGTTCTAGCGGCATTTCGCGTGGCACGAGCGGAATATCACGAGGCACGAGCGAG GTATCGCGCGACACGACGTGGACCTGGCGCGGTACTAAGCGCAAAATGGAGAGGAACACGCGACGCCGCGAGAGTAAAAGACTGAAAAGTGTtgtaaatgtaataaatagCCAAAAAAAATCCGAGTTAGCGAGTCGAGTGGGTGCGGAGCGGGCTACGGACAGCGAGTCGGAGTACCAGCCCACCGACTCCTCCGACTCGGACGACGACCTGCCGCTCAACCTCAGCATCGGAAAAGTAGCGCGTTAG
- the LOC123870142 gene encoding E3 ubiquitin-protein ligase Topors isoform X1, with the protein MDSLPIRAPDGSPGTTTNSVKSDDSSPRHDPGRGSPPPNCAICLGTCRNKSFTDSCLHQFCFKCLLTWSKVKAECPLCKQNFRSIIHNVRSNHQYEEYMVEQRHTEELSERIDIDNLTATRRFRYRTTLTLPRQNTIAIQQLLLHHYPMVAELFPGPPAPRRRSPASFRRTVYRYNLWARPLPDFTRRFRDCSPDFYRHNPSQMHRLVPWLNRELHYLLNENLGHIAYVVARILELLPQYSINSTEFRDTMRRYFGDNTDHFLHELYCFASTPYDMNGYDRHVQYTTDHTISTIVNDVLSSSESDASVDSDIVVISSSAPADAPPGPSRPPRPARAPAPVYPQSYITDGGGVVPIETISQSDTDDDSSEVVVVGYIKPPQDRTPEVVDLLGSDSDVIVQDGAPAEPAPREAEARPALVKLKLARAHASDSDSARTPSASPPPRRRRRHRRSGVESDPWLAPSSSSYETNFVTSPSESDDGVRPKAKWTILRRHANLERNRRREMKRERKHRKSKKDSNTSLGREKQNKHKSHSGKGVKSSRNAIVKNENTDRAQSIDQPGTSGMSRSGTRDVKSEMSRGTSETSRETSETSRGTSHMSRGTSEMLSGTSDMSRGTSEKSRGTSELSSNTGDISRNMSEISSNTSDISRNTSEISNSTNDISRGASEVLRGTSEGSHGSSGISRGTSGMSRGTSEVSHGSSGISRGTSGMSRGTSEVSHGSSGISRGTSGMSRGTSEVSHGSSGISRGTSGISRGTSEVSQGSSGSSRGTSGMSHGTNEVSRSSSGISRGVSEVSRDTTWTWRGTKRKMERNTRRRESKRLKSVVNVINSQKKSELASRVGAERATDSESEYQPTDSSDSDDDLPLNLSIGKVAR; encoded by the exons ATGGACTCATTGCCAATAAGAGCACCAGATGGCAGTCCGGGAACTACCACCAATAGTGTTAAGAGTGATGACAGCAGTCCCCGTCATGACCCCGGGAGAGGCTCCCCGCCTCCAAACTGTGCAATATGCCTTGGCACATGCAGAAACAAATCTTTCACTGACTCTTGCCTTCATCAGTTTTGTTTCAAGTGCCTATTAACTTGGAGCAAG gtcaaagcaGAGTGTCCACTGTGTAAACAGAATTTTAGATCAATCATTCACAATGTTCGCTCAAACCATCAGTATGAAGAGTATATGGTGGAACAGCGTCACACTGAGGAACTGTCTGAAAGAATTGATATTGATAACCTCACTGCCACAAGAAGATTTAGATACAG GACGACGCTGACGCTGCCGCGGCAGAACACGATCGCCATCCAGCAGCTGCTGCTGCACCACTACCCCATGGTGGCGGAGCTGTTCCCCGgcccgcccgcgccgcgccgccgctcgCCTGCCTCCTTCCGCCGCACCGTGTACCGCTACAACCTGTGGGCGCGCCCGCTGCCCGACTTCACGCGCCGCTTCCGCGACTGCTCGCCCGACTTCTACAG GCACAACCCTTCGCAAATGCATCGCCTGGTGCCCTGGCTGAACAGGGAACTCCACTACTTGCTGAACGAAAACCTCGGCCACATAGCGTACGTCGTAGCGAGAATATTAGAATTACTGCCACAGTACAGCATCAATTCGACGGAATTCAGAGATACGATGCGACGCTACTTCGGGGACAACACTGATCATTTCCTGCACGAACTATACTGTTTCGCTTCGACGCCGTACGATATGAACGGGTACGACCGTCACGTGCAGTACACCACCGACCACACGATCTCGACGATAGTCAACGACGTGCTGTCGAGCTCCGAGTCCGACGCCAGCGTGGACTCCGACATCGTCGTGATCTCCAGCTCCGCGCCCGCCGATGCGCCGCCCGGGCCCTCGCGCCCGCCGCGGCCCGCACGCGCGCCCGCGCCCGTCTACCCGCAGAGCTACATCACCGACGGCGGCGGCGTCGTGCCCATCGAGACCATCTCGCAGTCCGACACGGACGACGACTCCTCCGAGGTGGTGGTCGTGGGCTACATCAAGCCGCCGCAAGATCGCACGCCGGAGGTCGTCGACCTGCTGGGCTCCGACAGCGACGTGATCGTGCAGGACGGCGCGCCCGCGGAGCCCGCGCCGCGCGAGGCGGAGGCGCGCCCAGCGCTCGTCAAGCTCAAGCTGGCGCGCGCGCACGCCTCCGACAGCGACAGCGCGCGCACGCCAAGCGCgtcgccgccgccgcgccgccgccgccgccaccgccgctCCGGCGTCGAGTCCGACCCGTGGCTCGCGCCCTCCTCCTCCAGCTACGAGACCAACTTCGTCACCTCGCCCAGCGAGTCCGACGACGGCGTGAGGCCGAAGGCTAAATGGACGATTCTGCGACGACACGCCAACTTGGAAAGGAACAGAAGAAGAGAGATGAAGCGTGAACGTAAGCAtcgtaaaagtaaaaaagattCAAATACATCACTCGGCAGAGAGAagcaaaataaacataaatctCATTCTGGCAAAGGTGTAAAATCGTCGAGGAACGCCatcgtcaaaaatgaaaatacggATCGCGCGCAGTCAATAGATCAGCCCGGCACGAGTGGAATGTCGCGCTCCGGAACGAGAGACGTCAAGAGCGAGATGTCGCGCGGTACGAGCGAGACGTCGCGCGAAACGAGCGAGACGTCGCGCGGTACGAGCCATATGTCGCGCGGCACGAGCGAGATGCTGAGTGGCACGAGCGACATGTCGCGTGGCACGAGCGAAAAGTCGCGCGGCACGAGCGAGTTATCGAGCAACACGGGTGACATATCACGCAACATGAGCGAGATATCGAGCAACACGAGTGACATATCGCGCAACACAAGCGAGATATCGAACAGCACGAATGACATATCGCGTGGCGCAAGCGAGGTATTACGTGGCACGAGCGAAGGGTCGCATGGCTCTAGCGGCATATCTCGTGGCACGAGCGGGATGTCACGCGGCACGAGCGAGGTGTCGCACGGTTCCAGCGGCATTTCGCGTGGCACGAGCGGGATGTCACGCGGCACGAGCGAGGTGTCGCACGGTTCTAGCGGCATTTCGCGTGGCACGAGCGGGATGTCACGCGGCACGAGCGAGGTGTCGCACGGTTCTAGCGGCATTTCGCGTGGCACGAGCGGAATATCACGAGGCACGAGCGAGGTGTCGCAAGGTTCTAGTGGCTCATCGCGTGGCACGAGCGGGATGTCGCATGGCACGAACGAGGTATCGCGGAGCTCGAGCGGAATATCACGCGGCGTGAGCGAGGTATCGCGCGACACGACGTGGACCTGGCGCGGTACTAAGCGCAAAATGGAGAGGAACACGCGACGCCGCGAGAGTAAAAGACTGAAAAGTGTtgtaaatgtaataaatagCCAAAAAAAATCCGAGTTAGCGAGTCGAGTGGGTGCGGAGCGGGCTACGGACAGCGAGTCGGAGTACCAGCCCACCGACTCCTCCGACTCGGACGACGACCTGCCGCTCAACCTCAGCATCGGAAAAGTAGCGCGTTAG